Proteins encoded together in one Mycobacterium sp. MS1601 window:
- a CDS encoding SRPBCC family protein, producing the protein MSDRIEVQRVIAASPAQVFDVLCDPQGHVAIDSSGMLQGATGSSVAMVGDEFTVHMDRESLNDFPELGRYDVTVRITEFEPDALIAWTILGRVRPQIGHVYGYRLEPSSDGTRVTSFYDWSDIEQTWRDAGIFPVISEAALRATLGILDRTVRRGYPRG; encoded by the coding sequence ATGAGTGACCGCATCGAGGTCCAACGCGTCATCGCGGCCTCGCCTGCGCAGGTCTTCGACGTGTTGTGCGACCCCCAGGGCCACGTGGCCATCGATTCGTCCGGAATGCTGCAGGGCGCGACGGGTTCCTCGGTGGCAATGGTGGGCGACGAGTTCACCGTCCACATGGACCGAGAGTCGCTCAACGACTTTCCCGAACTCGGACGCTACGACGTCACCGTCCGGATAACCGAGTTCGAGCCGGACGCTCTGATCGCCTGGACCATCCTCGGACGGGTCAGACCACAGATCGGACACGTCTACGGCTACCGACTGGAGCCCAGCTCCGACGGCACCAGGGTGACCTCGTTCTACGACTGGTCCGACATCGAGCAGACTTGGCGTGACGCCGGGATCTTCCCGGTGATCTCCGAGGCGGCGCTGCGTGCCACCCTCGGCATTCTCGACCGGACGGTGCGACGGGGTTATCCCCGCGGCTGA
- a CDS encoding PP2C family protein-serine/threonine phosphatase translates to MSGTSAPGRSADDARQRAVERYRILDVPPDRVFDRIAALAARVCGVPMAKVSIVDRDRIWFMAAHGLDAEVRQVAPDEGLCAAVITDQIPHTMSDALADPRTAHNPFVRMHGIRFYACAPITTSDGHRLGTVAVMDSQVHPAADRELAVLEDLAAIVMEQLEWRLLSLEALRNERRMRDHAQTDRDDAVTARDEARVDRDIAERERDVIQEFATALQKTLLPPTLPKIDGLDLACHYHPASARQVGGDFYDVFALGGERWAFFIGDVEGHGVGAAVATSLIRYTLRAAALHCDDPKEALSQLNTVLLREIEPRRFCTVLYGTLQPHPDGEGFLVTMATGGHPPALLLDSGQAWVRQVRSPGGMLVGALANARFDVCTANLRPGQTLLFYTDGIIEARRGETPFGEESLAAYALERADLGAAGLVADLATLIPKLEPGDDVALLAFGASPRT, encoded by the coding sequence ATGTCCGGGACGTCGGCGCCAGGCCGCAGCGCCGATGACGCGCGGCAACGTGCCGTCGAGCGCTATCGGATCCTGGACGTCCCGCCCGACCGGGTGTTTGACCGCATCGCGGCGCTGGCCGCTCGGGTGTGCGGCGTGCCCATGGCGAAGGTATCCATTGTGGATCGGGACCGGATTTGGTTCATGGCTGCCCATGGACTGGATGCGGAGGTCCGCCAGGTGGCCCCGGACGAGGGGCTGTGCGCCGCCGTCATCACCGACCAGATTCCGCACACCATGTCCGATGCGCTGGCCGATCCACGCACGGCGCACAACCCCTTCGTCCGCATGCACGGCATCCGGTTCTACGCTTGCGCGCCCATCACCACCTCTGACGGGCATCGGTTGGGCACCGTGGCCGTGATGGATTCGCAAGTTCATCCAGCAGCCGATCGTGAGCTGGCGGTGCTGGAGGATCTTGCGGCCATCGTCATGGAGCAATTGGAATGGCGGCTGCTCTCACTGGAGGCGCTACGCAACGAACGCCGGATGCGCGACCATGCGCAAACCGATCGAGACGATGCTGTCACGGCCCGCGACGAGGCCCGCGTCGACCGGGACATCGCTGAGCGCGAGCGTGATGTCATCCAGGAGTTCGCCACCGCGCTCCAGAAGACGCTGCTTCCGCCGACGCTGCCCAAGATCGACGGGCTGGACTTGGCCTGCCACTACCACCCCGCGTCGGCGCGCCAGGTCGGTGGCGACTTCTACGACGTCTTTGCACTCGGTGGTGAGCGTTGGGCGTTCTTCATCGGCGATGTCGAAGGGCACGGTGTCGGTGCGGCGGTCGCGACTTCGTTGATCCGTTACACCCTGCGCGCGGCTGCGTTGCACTGCGACGACCCCAAAGAGGCTCTGTCGCAGCTCAATACGGTGCTGCTGCGTGAGATCGAACCGCGCCGCTTCTGCACGGTGCTCTACGGGACGTTGCAACCACATCCAGATGGTGAGGGCTTCTTGGTGACGATGGCCACCGGTGGACACCCGCCCGCTCTGCTGCTGGACAGCGGACAGGCCTGGGTGCGCCAGGTTCGCTCGCCGGGCGGAATGCTGGTGGGTGCGCTGGCAAACGCAAGGTTCGACGTGTGCACGGCCAACCTGCGGCCCGGTCAGACGCTGTTGTTCTATACCGACGGAATCATCGAGGCACGCCGCGGCGAGACTCCGTTCGGTGAGGAGAGCCTGGCCGCGTACGCGCTGGAGCGTGCTGACCTGGGCGCGGCCGGGCTGGTGGCCGATCTCGCCACTTTGATTCCCAAGTTGGAGCCCGGCGACGACGTTGCCCTGCTGGCGTTCGGCGCCTCGCCGAGGACCTGA
- a CDS encoding DUF6636 domain-containing protein: protein MVRPVLLVAAAVAWVGWAAPAQAESPVGFTSPSGNIGCYVDYDYVRCDIAERDWAPPPRPADCEFDYGQGISFGAEAPAAFVCAGDTTLWAGEPLEFGQTVGAGPMLCTSLESGVTCHDTITGAGFTISRQAYELF, encoded by the coding sequence ATGGTCCGCCCGGTGTTGCTGGTTGCCGCCGCGGTCGCGTGGGTGGGGTGGGCCGCTCCTGCCCAGGCCGAGAGCCCGGTCGGGTTCACCTCGCCCAGCGGCAACATAGGCTGCTACGTCGACTACGACTACGTGCGCTGCGATATCGCCGAACGCGACTGGGCTCCCCCGCCGCGCCCTGCCGACTGCGAGTTCGACTACGGCCAGGGCATCTCGTTCGGCGCAGAGGCTCCTGCGGCCTTCGTCTGCGCCGGCGACACCACGCTGTGGGCGGGCGAACCACTGGAATTCGGGCAGACCGTCGGCGCAGGTCCGATGCTGTGCACCAGCCTGGAGTCCGGCGTCACATGCCACGACACCATCACCGGCGCCGGATTCACGATTTCACGACAGGCATACGAGCTGTTCTGA
- a CDS encoding TetR/AcrR family transcriptional regulator, with amino-acid sequence MAELPVRQPNATSNKERLLRQGMKLFYANGFHGTTVDAVLEASGVPKGSFYHHFGSKEAFGLAVLDRYMSLQLELLEAASVASSAATADTLERYFDSLCQLFVDSGYRRGCLAGKFSTELAASSTPFRSQLAGSIATWHDTLAALLEQGQRRGDVRDDLSAGDLAHTVLALVQGAFVIALSSRDPAALAALRVSIRSLVELDR; translated from the coding sequence ATGGCAGAACTCCCAGTGCGTCAACCCAATGCCACCAGCAACAAGGAACGCCTATTGCGCCAGGGGATGAAACTGTTCTACGCCAACGGCTTCCACGGCACCACGGTGGACGCGGTGCTGGAGGCGTCGGGGGTGCCCAAAGGGTCGTTCTACCACCACTTCGGTTCCAAGGAGGCCTTTGGCCTGGCGGTGCTCGACCGCTACATGAGTTTGCAGCTGGAACTGCTGGAGGCGGCATCCGTCGCTTCCTCTGCGGCCACCGCCGACACCCTCGAGCGCTACTTCGACTCGTTGTGCCAACTGTTCGTCGACTCCGGATATCGGCGCGGGTGCCTGGCTGGGAAGTTTTCCACGGAGCTGGCGGCCAGCTCGACACCGTTTCGATCGCAACTCGCAGGATCCATCGCCACCTGGCATGACACATTGGCGGCGCTGTTGGAGCAGGGGCAGCGCCGTGGTGATGTCCGCGACGATCTGTCTGCCGGCGACCTGGCCCACACCGTGCTGGCGCTGGTGCAGGGGGCATTTGTGATTGCGCTGTCGTCACGAGACCCGGCCGCGCTGGCCGCGTTGAGGGTGAGCATCCGCAGCCTCGTCGAACTGGATCGTTGA
- a CDS encoding NtaA/DmoA family FMN-dependent monooxygenase (This protein belongs to a clade of FMN-dependent monooxygenases, within a broader family of flavin-dependent oxidoreductases, the luciferase-like monooxygenase (LMM) family, some of whose members use coenzyme F420 rather than FMN.), which produces MTKPLKQIHLAAHFPGVNNTTVWSDPASGSHIDFSSFVQFAQAAERGKFDFMFLAEGLRLREQGGNIYDLDVVGRPDTFTVLAALAAVTEHLGLTGTINSTFNEPYEVARQFASLDHLSDGRAAWNVVTSWDAFTGENFRRGGFLPESQRYERAESFLEAAHVLFDSWRGDEVVADKEHGVFLSDQDAGSFAYSNVHFDITGRFNVPRSPQGRPVIFQAGDSDRGREFAAAAADAIFSRYGTLAEGQAFYADVKRRLPAYGRRRDELLILPAATFVLGDTDAEAAELAQQVRLAQVSPATAIKFLEQLWNRDLSDHDPDGPLPTVDPIVGENTIAKGRASVRMYRDPVATANEWRAKAQAENLTTRELIVEVTGRQSFIGSPASVAESINELVQSDASDGFILVPHVTPSGLDVFVDTVVPLLQERGLFRTEYTGTTLRDHLGLAYPDHRQVHSAAL; this is translated from the coding sequence ATGACCAAGCCGCTCAAGCAGATCCACCTGGCCGCCCACTTCCCGGGCGTCAACAACACCACGGTGTGGAGCGACCCGGCCTCTGGAAGCCACATCGACTTCAGCTCGTTCGTACAGTTTGCGCAGGCTGCCGAGCGCGGCAAGTTCGACTTCATGTTCCTGGCCGAGGGATTGCGACTGCGTGAGCAGGGCGGCAACATCTACGACCTCGACGTCGTCGGCCGGCCCGACACCTTCACCGTGCTGGCCGCCTTGGCGGCTGTCACCGAGCACCTGGGGCTCACCGGCACCATCAACTCGACCTTCAACGAACCCTATGAGGTGGCACGGCAATTCGCGTCGTTGGATCATCTGTCCGACGGACGGGCCGCGTGGAACGTGGTCACCTCCTGGGACGCGTTCACCGGCGAGAACTTCCGGCGCGGTGGGTTCCTGCCGGAGAGTCAGCGCTACGAGCGGGCGGAGAGCTTTCTGGAGGCTGCGCACGTGCTGTTCGACTCGTGGCGCGGTGACGAGGTGGTGGCGGACAAGGAACATGGTGTCTTTCTGTCTGACCAGGACGCGGGCTCCTTCGCTTACTCCAACGTGCACTTCGACATCACCGGCCGATTCAACGTGCCGCGCAGCCCGCAGGGGCGCCCGGTCATCTTCCAGGCCGGCGATTCCGACCGCGGCCGCGAGTTCGCCGCTGCCGCAGCTGATGCCATCTTCTCCCGCTACGGCACGCTGGCCGAGGGGCAGGCCTTCTATGCCGACGTCAAGCGCCGGCTGCCGGCCTACGGGCGCCGCCGCGACGAGTTGCTGATCCTGCCCGCCGCGACATTCGTGCTGGGTGATACCGACGCCGAGGCCGCCGAGTTGGCGCAGCAGGTGCGGCTGGCCCAGGTGTCGCCGGCGACGGCCATCAAGTTCCTGGAGCAGCTGTGGAATCGGGATCTGTCCGACCATGATCCCGACGGTCCGCTGCCCACCGTGGATCCGATTGTGGGGGAGAACACCATCGCCAAAGGCCGCGCCAGTGTGCGGATGTACCGCGACCCCGTCGCGACCGCCAACGAGTGGCGCGCCAAGGCGCAGGCCGAGAACCTGACCACCCGTGAACTGATCGTCGAAGTGACCGGCAGGCAGAGCTTCATCGGTTCGCCCGCGTCGGTGGCGGAGTCCATCAACGAGCTGGTGCAGTCCGACGCCAGCGACGGCTTCATCCTGGTGCCCCATGTGACGCCCAGCGGCCTGGACGTCTTCGTGGACACCGTGGTGCCGCTGCTGCAGGAGCGGGGCTTGTTCCGCACCGAGTACACCGGGACGACGCTGCGGGACCATCTGGGCTTGGCGTACCCCGATCATCGGCAGGTGCACTCGGCGGCCCTGTAG
- a CDS encoding ATP-binding protein: MNPSPHPEEQLVRAGPADARTAAALRDDLYAWLKQVVEVTPTLLSDILTSVYEALANCADHAYRQRADDGAMTLRAVYDPAAQSISVSIADRGTWRDPPPPDPNDIRGRGIALMRALADRCIIERRTSGTTVELVYGMAMTRV; this comes from the coding sequence ATGAATCCGTCGCCGCACCCCGAAGAACAACTGGTGCGCGCCGGACCCGCCGATGCACGCACCGCCGCGGCGTTGCGTGACGATCTCTACGCGTGGTTGAAGCAGGTCGTCGAGGTGACACCCACCCTGCTCAGCGACATTCTCACCAGCGTCTACGAAGCGTTGGCCAACTGCGCCGACCACGCCTACCGGCAGCGCGCCGACGACGGTGCCATGACATTGCGCGCGGTATATGACCCTGCTGCGCAATCGATCTCCGTGTCCATCGCCGACCGTGGCACCTGGCGTGACCCTCCGCCGCCCGACCCGAACGACATCCGCGGTCGTGGTATCGCCCTGATGCGGGCGCTCGCAGACCGTTGCATCATCGAGCGCCGAACCAGTGGTACCACCGTGGAGCTCGTTTACGGAATGGCGATGACCCGGGTCTGA
- a CDS encoding alcohol dehydrogenase catalytic domain-containing protein produces the protein MARHQAVHVASAGAALELAEVDTSPPGRDHVRIAVQACGVCGTDHAFVNGAFPGLTWPLTPGHEIAGTIAEVGEGVQDYAVGDRVAVGWFGGHCGRCIPCHQGDFIHCANGQVPSWHYPGGYAESVTAPANALARIPDELSFVEAAPMSCAGVTVFHGLRETKAKPGDRVAILGLGGLGHLGVQFARAMGFETIAVARGADKAADALDLGAHHYVDSTAGDPAEALQALGGVKVVLATAANSAAMGATVGGLLPRGELIVVGVTPDPLPISPLQLITPGLSVTGHPSGTARDVEETMQFAVQSGVRARVQELPLAQAAEAYAAMDQGRARYRMVLTV, from the coding sequence ATGGCACGTCATCAGGCGGTACATGTCGCATCAGCGGGAGCGGCCCTGGAACTTGCCGAGGTGGACACCAGCCCGCCGGGGCGCGACCACGTCCGCATCGCGGTGCAGGCCTGCGGTGTCTGTGGCACCGACCATGCGTTCGTCAACGGCGCCTTCCCTGGCCTGACCTGGCCACTGACGCCGGGACACGAGATCGCCGGCACCATTGCCGAAGTCGGTGAGGGAGTGCAGGACTACGCGGTGGGTGACCGGGTGGCGGTCGGCTGGTTCGGCGGGCACTGCGGCCGTTGCATCCCGTGCCATCAAGGCGATTTCATCCACTGCGCCAACGGGCAGGTACCCAGCTGGCATTACCCCGGCGGATATGCCGAATCGGTGACCGCACCGGCCAACGCGCTGGCCCGCATCCCCGACGAGTTGTCCTTTGTCGAGGCGGCGCCGATGAGCTGCGCCGGTGTGACCGTGTTTCACGGCCTGCGTGAGACCAAGGCCAAACCCGGTGACCGCGTGGCAATCCTGGGCCTCGGCGGGCTCGGACACCTCGGTGTGCAGTTCGCCCGCGCCATGGGCTTCGAGACCATTGCCGTGGCCCGCGGCGCCGACAAAGCCGCCGACGCACTCGATCTGGGTGCCCACCACTATGTCGACTCCACCGCCGGCGACCCGGCCGAGGCGCTGCAGGCGCTCGGCGGTGTCAAGGTTGTTCTGGCGACGGCCGCCAACTCCGCGGCGATGGGCGCCACCGTAGGCGGACTGCTGCCGCGCGGTGAACTGATCGTGGTGGGCGTGACACCCGATCCCCTGCCCATCAGTCCGCTGCAGCTGATCACGCCCGGCCTGAGCGTCACTGGGCACCCGTCCGGCACTGCCCGCGACGTCGAGGAGACCATGCAGTTCGCCGTGCAGTCCGGGGTGCGCGCCCGCGTGCAGGAGCTGCCGCTGGCGCAAGCCGCCGAGGCCTATGCCGCGATGGACCAGGGCCGGGCGCGCTACCGCATGGTGCTGACCGTCTGA
- a CDS encoding molybdopterin-dependent oxidoreductase — protein MADPTSGSWQPTACILCECNCGIVVATEGRTLAKIRGDKSHPGSQGYTCNKALRLDHYQNNANRLTSPMRRRADGSYEAVDWHTAITEIADGFRRIRDDYGGDKIFYYGGGGQGNHLGGAYSGAFLKALGACYRSNALAQEKTGEFWVDQQLYGGHTRGEFEHAEVSVFVGKNPWMSQSFPRARVVLNEIAKDPARSMIVIDPVITDTAKMADFHLRVRPGTDAWCLAALAAVLEQENLCDQTFLDAHVTGADQVREVLRGVSIAECAARCGVAEALIRAAARRVAAARSVSVFEDLGIQQAPNSTVCSYLNKLLWILTGNFAKRGGQHLHSSFAPLFSPSRVGRTPVTGAPVIAGLVPSNVIPQEILTDHPDRFRAMIVESSNPAHSVADSAAVRAALEALELVVVIDVAMTETARLAHYVLPAATQFEKPEATFFNLEFPHNTFHLRHPLFPPLEGTLPEPEIWARLVRALGVVDATELQPLHAAAQRGRDEYAKAFMAAVAGSPMLAKTVPFVLYETLGPTLPDGLAGAAALWGLAQKAAWTYPDAVRRAGHDSGDALFEAILRERSGVTFTVHEYSDDWTLIGHEDKRIAVAIPEMLDEIRALPDATAHLTSAEFPMVLSAGERRAYTANDILRDPSWRKRDVDGALRVSVEDADALGLVAGGRVRITTESGSAEATVEISAAMLPGHVSLPNGYGLDYTDGDGRSHRPGVAPNALTATGWRDPYAGTPWHKHVPARIEPARRLVAAE, from the coding sequence ATGGCCGATCCCACGTCCGGATCCTGGCAACCCACCGCCTGCATCCTGTGTGAGTGCAACTGCGGCATCGTGGTCGCCACCGAGGGGCGCACGCTGGCGAAGATTCGCGGCGACAAGTCCCACCCGGGCAGCCAGGGCTACACCTGCAACAAAGCTCTACGGCTGGATCACTATCAGAACAACGCCAACCGGCTCACCTCACCAATGCGCCGCCGGGCAGACGGCAGCTACGAGGCCGTCGACTGGCACACCGCCATCACCGAGATCGCCGACGGGTTCCGCCGGATTCGCGACGACTACGGCGGCGACAAGATCTTCTATTACGGCGGTGGGGGACAAGGCAACCATCTCGGCGGCGCTTACAGCGGTGCCTTCCTCAAGGCGCTCGGCGCTTGTTACCGGTCCAACGCCCTGGCACAGGAGAAGACCGGCGAGTTCTGGGTGGACCAACAACTCTACGGCGGGCACACTCGCGGCGAATTCGAACACGCCGAGGTCAGTGTGTTCGTCGGCAAGAATCCGTGGATGTCACAGAGCTTCCCGAGAGCTCGGGTGGTGCTCAACGAGATTGCCAAGGATCCGGCCAGGTCCATGATCGTCATCGACCCGGTGATCACCGATACCGCGAAAATGGCCGACTTCCACCTGCGTGTGCGACCAGGTACGGACGCCTGGTGCCTGGCGGCCCTGGCCGCAGTACTGGAGCAGGAAAACCTCTGTGACCAAACCTTTCTCGACGCGCACGTCACTGGTGCGGACCAGGTGCGTGAGGTGCTGCGCGGGGTCTCGATAGCCGAGTGTGCCGCTCGTTGCGGGGTCGCAGAGGCCCTGATCCGCGCGGCCGCCCGCCGGGTGGCGGCTGCCCGGAGCGTCTCGGTGTTCGAAGATCTGGGCATCCAGCAGGCGCCCAACAGCACCGTGTGCTCCTACCTGAACAAGCTGCTCTGGATTCTCACCGGAAACTTTGCCAAACGTGGTGGCCAACACCTTCATTCGAGCTTCGCGCCGCTGTTCAGCCCCAGCCGAGTAGGGCGTACTCCGGTCACCGGCGCGCCGGTCATCGCGGGGCTGGTGCCCAGTAACGTCATCCCCCAGGAGATCCTGACCGATCATCCGGACCGCTTCCGCGCCATGATCGTCGAGAGCAGCAACCCCGCGCATTCGGTGGCTGATTCCGCCGCGGTGCGTGCAGCCCTGGAAGCTCTGGAGCTGGTGGTCGTCATCGACGTCGCAATGACCGAGACCGCACGCCTGGCGCATTACGTGCTGCCCGCGGCCACCCAGTTCGAGAAGCCCGAGGCCACCTTCTTCAACCTCGAGTTCCCGCACAACACCTTCCATCTGCGTCACCCGCTGTTCCCTCCCTTGGAGGGGACCTTGCCCGAGCCCGAGATCTGGGCCCGGCTGGTCCGCGCCCTCGGTGTGGTCGACGCGACCGAGCTGCAGCCGTTGCACGCGGCCGCGCAGCGCGGGCGCGACGAATACGCGAAGGCATTCATGGCTGCCGTGGCGGGTTCGCCGATGCTGGCCAAGACCGTGCCGTTTGTGCTGTACGAGACGCTGGGCCCAACCCTGCCTGACGGGCTGGCCGGTGCAGCCGCGCTATGGGGTCTGGCGCAGAAGGCGGCGTGGACGTATCCCGACGCTGTGCGCCGGGCCGGCCACGACAGCGGTGACGCGTTGTTCGAGGCAATTCTGCGGGAGCGCTCAGGAGTGACGTTCACGGTGCACGAGTACTCCGACGACTGGACGCTGATCGGTCACGAGGACAAACGGATCGCCGTGGCAATACCGGAGATGCTCGACGAGATCCGGGCGTTGCCCGACGCCACCGCGCACCTCACCAGCGCAGAGTTTCCGATGGTGCTCTCGGCCGGCGAGCGACGTGCATACACCGCCAATGACATTCTGCGCGACCCGAGTTGGCGTAAACGAGATGTCGACGGCGCGCTGCGGGTCAGTGTCGAGGACGCCGACGCGCTGGGACTGGTTGCCGGCGGCCGGGTACGCATCACCACCGAATCCGGTTCTGCCGAAGCCACTGTCGAGATCAGCGCCGCCATGCTGCCGGGGCATGTCTCACTTCCCAACGGATACGGCTTGGACTACACCGACGGCGACGGCCGCAGTCACCGGCCCGGGGTGGCGCCGAACGCGCTGACCGCAACGGGGTGGCGCGACCCCTATGCCGGAACGCCCTGGCACAAACACGTTCCGGCGCGTATCGAGCCTGCGCGGCGTTTGGTTGCGGCCGAGTGA
- a CDS encoding hemerythrin domain-containing protein codes for MPAVSSSADVVDYLKAQHESIRQLFTDTLDAPDAAAQEQSFNRLRALLAVHETAEEMIVHPRVRRKIDGGPAIVDERLHEEHDSKVALAQIEKLEFGTAEFSKAVIHLQQAVLAHAAKEEAEEFTLLQDELSADERAKLTAAVRAAERIAPTHPHPGVESAVANFALGPIASVMDRARDALTHR; via the coding sequence ATGCCCGCCGTGTCCAGCAGTGCCGATGTTGTCGACTACCTGAAGGCACAGCACGAATCCATCAGGCAGCTGTTCACCGACACCCTGGATGCGCCCGACGCCGCCGCCCAAGAGCAATCCTTCAACCGGTTGCGCGCACTGCTGGCCGTGCACGAGACCGCCGAAGAGATGATTGTGCATCCTCGGGTACGCCGGAAGATCGACGGCGGGCCTGCGATCGTCGATGAGCGCCTGCACGAAGAGCACGACTCGAAAGTGGCACTGGCGCAGATAGAAAAGCTGGAATTCGGCACCGCGGAGTTCAGCAAAGCGGTGATTCATCTCCAGCAGGCCGTGCTGGCACACGCCGCAAAAGAGGAAGCCGAAGAGTTCACCCTGCTGCAGGACGAGCTCAGCGCTGACGAACGCGCCAAGCTGACCGCTGCGGTGCGGGCCGCCGAGCGCATAGCGCCCACCCATCCTCATCCGGGCGTGGAGTCTGCGGTGGCCAACTTCGCGCTGGGGCCGATCGCCTCCGTCATGGACCGCGCTCGGGATGCACTGACGCACCGCTGA
- a CDS encoding DUF3072 domain-containing protein yields MGQTEHNRAPNETPQKDPEDWVTGDEPMTGPQRSYLQTLAHEADREIPDDLTKAQASELIDTLQGETGRGSQ; encoded by the coding sequence ATGGGACAAACAGAGCACAACCGGGCGCCGAACGAAACTCCGCAAAAGGATCCCGAGGACTGGGTGACGGGCGACGAGCCGATGACGGGGCCGCAGCGCAGCTATCTGCAAACCTTGGCCCACGAGGCCGATCGTGAGATTCCCGATGATCTGACCAAGGCTCAAGCCTCCGAGCTCATCGACACGCTGCAGGGGGAGACAGGACGCGGGTCGCAATGA
- a CDS encoding LLM class flavin-dependent oxidoreductase codes for MLHLAVALDGAGWHPAAWRQPDARPLELFTARYWADLVAEAEGGLLDFVTIEDGLTLQTEGPVQTDRVRGRLDAVLIASRVAPLTRHIGLVPTAIATHTEPFHVSKAIATLDYVSGGRAGVRVQVASSAAAAAHFGRRDVQRELLLTEAGDYIEVLRRLWDSWEDDAEIRDVATGRFVDRDKLHYIDFEGRWFSVKGPSITPRPPQGQPIVAALAHAEAAWQLAATSADVAFITPHDAAEVTTIAGRLSELRPAAFDPVHVFPDLVVFLADTADAAAARRRLLEDLVSTEYVSDAEVFVGTPLQLADLLQQWHAAGASGFRLRPATLPHDLAQITTGLVPELQRRELFRDNYSGATLRDSLGLSRPANRYAPAP; via the coding sequence GTGCTTCATCTTGCAGTGGCGTTGGACGGCGCGGGCTGGCACCCGGCGGCGTGGCGGCAGCCCGATGCCCGCCCCTTGGAATTGTTCACCGCTCGCTACTGGGCGGATCTGGTGGCCGAGGCGGAAGGCGGCCTGCTGGACTTCGTCACCATCGAGGACGGCCTCACCCTGCAGACCGAAGGCCCGGTGCAGACCGACCGGGTGCGCGGTCGTCTGGACGCCGTTCTGATCGCCTCACGGGTGGCGCCGTTGACCCGGCACATCGGGTTGGTGCCGACGGCCATCGCCACCCACACCGAGCCGTTCCACGTCTCCAAGGCGATCGCCACCCTGGACTACGTGAGCGGCGGGCGCGCGGGAGTGCGTGTACAGGTGGCATCCAGCGCCGCGGCCGCCGCCCACTTCGGCCGCAGGGACGTGCAGCGGGAACTGCTGCTGACCGAAGCGGGTGACTACATCGAGGTGCTGCGTCGGCTCTGGGACAGCTGGGAGGACGACGCCGAGATCCGCGACGTCGCCACCGGACGCTTTGTCGATCGGGACAAGCTGCACTACATCGACTTCGAGGGCCGGTGGTTCTCGGTGAAGGGGCCGTCGATCACACCGCGCCCCCCGCAGGGGCAACCCATCGTCGCCGCTTTGGCGCACGCCGAGGCCGCGTGGCAATTGGCGGCCACCAGTGCCGATGTCGCATTCATCACCCCGCACGACGCCGCGGAGGTGACGACGATCGCCGGGCGGCTGAGCGAATTGCGCCCGGCTGCTTTTGATCCCGTTCATGTGTTCCCGGATCTGGTGGTGTTCCTGGCCGACACCGCCGACGCGGCGGCAGCGCGCCGCAGGCTTCTCGAAGATCTGGTCAGCACCGAATATGTCAGCGATGCCGAGGTTTTCGTGGGCACACCGCTCCAGCTGGCGGACCTGCTGCAGCAGTGGCACGCCGCAGGAGCAAGTGGGTTCCGGCTGCGGCCGGCCACGCTGCCCCATGACCTGGCGCAGATCACCACGGGGTTGGTGCCGGAACTGCAGCGTCGAGAGTTGTTCCGCGACAACTACTCCGGTGCCACCCTGCGTGATTCCCTGGGTCTGTCCCGGCCCGCCAACCGATACGCACCGGCACCCTAG